The DNA sequence TCCATAAAAAAGCAGTCCGTAAAATCCCCTGTTGAGACGAGGATTTCTTCCCATTTTTTAACATTTTGACTTCCACTGCTCACACGAGCAAGCTCTGGGACAATATGTTTAATTTCCTTTTCAATCTCATCAAAAAGCGAACCTTCTACAATATGACGTGGATTCCAAATCGCAGTGAAATACCCCGCCCCATTTAACACTCTTGCAAATTCAGGTAAAGATTTATTTGGATCCGTCCAATGAAAAGAACTAGCCATGATCACCCAATCCGCGCTTTGATCTTGCATATGAGTTTGTTCGCCACTTCCTTTATGCCAAGAAATGTTAGAAAATTTTTGAGTAAATTTTTTCCCTTCTTCTCGCATATTATCATTTGGTTCTACTGCATTGATTTGACATGCAAACATTTGAGCTAACATCTTAGTAAGCTTACCTGTTCCAGCTCCAACTTCAACGATATTAAGATCTTTTAGATCTTTTTTATTATCATTGATACAAGCAGCTAACTTTTCCAATAAAAATGAACTATAAGCAGGCCTATTGTGATAATGCTTTGCAACTTCTGTAAAATCACCTTGTCTCATAATGCTCCTTTAAATTGATTTGTGATTATATCTTATATAATTTTATTATTTCATTAATTACTGTTGTTTTCTATTTGTTTTATTTCGCTCTCACCATCCAACTCTTCACACATTTTTTCAAATTCTTGGTAGTATTTCCAAGAGGCTACTATATCAGGACGATGTTGTTTGATAAATAAAAGATGATTATCAAAAACTTTTTTACACTCTAATCTTAATTCTTTATTTTTTTTCATAAAATTAATAATATCTATCTCTTTTACCTTTTTATTTTTTAGAATTTGTTTTTGTTTATTTATACTATTAACCAACTCTTTGATTTTGTTTTTAATTTCTTTTTTTAAATTTAACTCGTTGAGAAAATTATCATAAGAATCTCTTTTTATATAAAATGCAATACCTTTTAATGCATCTTTCTCATTGTCTAAGAAAAAATAATTCGTCACATTAATACAATAACCTTCTGGAGCTTTTTGCCAAGGAGTTAGCCAATTATTCTGCAATATTATTCCCGATTCAGCCTCAGAAATCCAACTTTCATCTATAATAAATAAATCAATATTTTTATCAATACTCAAAGTAAGAGGTAATAAACTTACATTATCATTCAATGCTTTTTTCTCAAATTTCGTTTTATTTATTGTATTTGGTATGTCAATAGATAAAAATTTGCACATTTTTTCAATTGTTATATATGTCTTTTTACCGACAATATCATCCATATCAATAATAAAATGTTCATTAGTATTTACCAAAGCTCTTTCGAGTTGAAAATCATGAAATGTAGTTAATCTATGATTAAGATAAAAACTAGCTAATTCAAACAAATTATAGTTAAAACTCCAACCTCCTATCGTAACTAAGGAATTGCAAATTTCATCAAAATCATCACTAAGCTTAATATATCTTTTTGCTTCCCTATAAGGTCTTAAAATATTTAAATAATGTTTTAACATACCTATAGGATCTCTTGTTATATGAATGCCTGGAATTTTTGGTAATAAATAATAAAATTTCTCACAATTGTGATAATTTCTCAAAGCAATATATTTACAATCGGACTTTGCAACAAATGAAAAATTATATATATCTTTAAAAATTTGAATAATATTTGACTCAACAACAGGAGTTCCAATGTTGCGAAATTTTAAAAGATCTAAAAAATTAATAAATGCAGTTCCACCGGTGCCATGCGAACACCAATATATAAACTTATATCCATCCGGTAAAGGTAAATTCATTTCCCATGCAAGTTCAGCAGGTATGCTTTTATAGTTTATTTCTTCTTTTTCATCATTAAGTTTTTTAGGATCAAGTAAAGATGGGTAAGGATGGTTTTCTTTTTTATATTTTTCATTAAAATCATTAGATAATAACCATTCTTCTATAAGGTTAAAATTCTTTGTAACATAATCAAAGTTATGAAAGATATTATCTATAATAGGAGTATAATCTTTATGAATATTTAATAGGTTTTTTATTTTAGGAAATTCTTTTAAGAATAATTGTTTGTTATTTGCTATAGCTTTAATAATATTAGAATTAATTTGATCAAATTCTTTAAAAATATCTTGAAATAATTTAAATTCTTTTTTAGCTTTTTTAATATATTTATTTAAATTAAAATAACCACCTATAAATTTATCTTGATCTGCTTTTATTAATACTTCGCCTAGCATGTAAGATAAATGAAAATAGCATTTTAAAGCTTCATTATAGTCAGGACATTGTTTTAATTCAGGATATTTAAGAGTAGGAAAGACTTTGATGGTTTCTTGATAGATTTGTTTTTCTTTTTTGTGTTGTTTTTTAATGTTATAAAGTTTTTTAAATAAGCTTAAATACCCCCCCCCGCCATTTTTATCATATTCAATCATAGTTTGACCTAATTTATAAGCTAAATGATTTTTAATTCTTTCTACAGCTGAGTTGGGGTTATGCATGGTGAGAGTCCTTAAAAATGTTTTTTAAGTTTAAATTATATAGTTTGATGATAGAATTTAAACTTAAAAATTTTTATTAAATTGGATAAAAATTAATGATTAACAAACAAACAATTAGATTGAGATTAGTTGATTGGTATCTTGAAGATAATGAAGAAAATTTTTATAATCATTATTTGATTAAATTATTATGTGAAAGATACAATATAATATATAGCGATAGTCCTGATTATATTATTTATAGTGTTTTTGAATTTAATAAACATACAAATTATGATTGTGTGAGAATTCTTTTTACTGAAGAAAATAGAAGAACAAATTGGAATATAGCCGATTATGGCATAGATTTTGATTATTTATCTTTTGCGGATAGACATATTAGATTGCCTTTTCAATTTTTATGGCTTAAAGATGATATAGAATTAGCATGTCGCAAGCATTTGCATTACAATGAATCTGAAAAGAGAAAAAAATTTTGTGCTTATTTAATTACAGATCCGGGTAGGCCAGAATGGACGCCTAGAGATTATTTTATAGATAAATTATCTTTATATAAACATATTGATTCAGGAGGTAGATATAGAAATAATATAGGTGGTCCTATAGGCGATCGATATGGTGAAGATTTTAATGTAACAAAAAGAAAATGGCTTCAAAATTATAAGTTTAATATTTGTTTTGAAAATTCTAGTGCTCCAGGTTACACTTCTGAAAAAATTTTTCAAGCATTTGCGGCTGGTTGTATTCCGATTTATTGGGGGGATACTAGTTTAAGATGTGGTTTAGGTATAAAGGAAAAATTAGTACCTGGCGCAGAAATAGATCAAAGAATTCCTAAAATCCCTGAAAAATTATTGGATTATAAAATAAATCCAAAAGCTTTTATAAATGCCCATGATTTTAGCAATTGGAATGAATTAATTGACTGTATTAAACTGATTGACAATAATGATGAGTTATATCTTTCAATGCTTCAGGAGCCTATATTTTTAAATGACTTTGATCCCATTCAATATGCTAAAGAAAAAACACTGATGTTTTTCGATTATATTTTTTCTCAGCCTTTAGAATATGCTTACAGAAGAGGAAAAGGTGCTCATATTAATTTTGAATTAAGAGATAAAAAAAGATGTGCTGCTCATTTTTCTCCAACTCATAAAAATATAGGAGCTCTTTTAAGAATTCAAAATCAGCTTTCTTATAAATTAGGACAAGCTTTAATTATTAATTCAAAAAATATATTAGGTTGCATATCTTTACCTTTTATAATATTAAGCATTATTATTTCACATAAGCAAGAGCAAAAAGCCTATAAACTTAAAATAAAGAAAAATCCAAATTTAGTTTTACCACCTTTAAGTTTATATGATGATTACGGTGAAGCTTTAAAAATAAAAAATCATTTTTCTTATCAATTAGGACAAGAATTTCTCAATTCGTTTAAAAATTGGCATAAAGGTGCAATATTTTTGTTTCCCTATAGAGCTTTTAAGCTACATAAAAAATTAAAGAAAAGACAATGAAAACAGTCGGTGTAGTTATACCAATATATAACGTACAAGATTATTTAAGAGAGTGTTTAGATAGTGTTATTAATCAAACTTATAAAAATTTACAAGTGGTTTTAGTTAATGATGGAAGTACTGATGAAAATTCATTAAACATTGCTAAAGAATACACTTTAAAAGATGAAAGATTTATTTTATTTGATAAGAAAAATGGGGGACTTTCATCATCTCGCAATGTAGGTATAGAATATTTTAGTAAAGAATATAAACTTAAAAATATAACTAATGATATTAAAGAAAATTCTTTAATAGAATTTAGCATAGAAGGAAATAATCCTTATGAAATATATAAAGTCTATAAAAGTTCTAAATTCTTTAAAAACAAAAATGAACTTTTAAATTTTCAAACTCCAAATATAGATTATATTATCTTTTTAGATAGTGATGATTACTGGGAATTAAACTGTATAGAAGAATGTGTTCTTAGAATGGATGGGGTTGAAGTGGTTTGGTTTGATTGGAAAAAGAAATATGATGGGATTGAAGAAATTAAAACGGATGAAAATTTCTCATGGATGATTTTAAGAAATAGAAAAATAATTCATTCTCTAGAATGGTTTGAAGAGATGCAAAGGCTTGACAATAGATTATTTGCATTTTGTATTCAAGGTATGATTAATTTTAATTTTTTAAAAAAAATTAAATTAAAATTTATAGATAAGGTTGTTTCCGAGGATTATCATTTTGGTATTATATTATTTTACAAGGCGCAATTTATTCATATTTTAAACCAAAAATTATACACCTATAGGATAAGAACTAATAGCATTTGCAGTCACGAAGGTAAGGTTTCTAAAGAAAGCATTTTGCCATTTACGCAGCATATTTATAAAAAATTTCAATATGATGGTCATAAAACAAAATTATATCACTATATAGTTAGTTGTATTATAATGGTTAAAAATATAATAAAAGATATAGAAAATCACTGTGATTATAGAAAAGTTGATATTTTAAAAAAACTTTTCATAGCAGAAATGTTAAAACATGCTTCTATTATTTTGGAATTTGATATAGATCCTTGGAATATGAAAAATGAATATAAAATTTTAAAATCACTTTATTTTTCAGAAAGATTGATGGTAGGAGCTCTTTTAAGAATTCAAAATCAGCTTTCTTATAAATTAGGACAAGCTTTAATTATTAATTCAAAAAATATATTAGGTTGCATATCTTTACCTTTTATAATATTAAGCATTATTATTTCACATAAGCAAGAGCAAAAAGCCTATAAACTTAAAATAAAGAAAAATCCAAATTTAGTTTTACCACCTTTAAGTTTATATGATGATTACGGTGAAGCTTTAAAAATAAAAAATCATTTTTCTTATCAATTAGGACAAGAATTTCTCAATTCGTTTAAAAATTGGCATAAAGGTGCAATATTTTTGTTTCCCTATAGAGCTTTTAAGCTACATAAAAAATTAAAGAAAAGACAATGAAAACAGTCGGTGTAGTTATACCAATATATAACGTACAAGATTATTTAAGAGAGTGTTTAGATAGTGTTATTAATCAAACTTATAAAAATTTACAAGTGGTTTTAGTTAATGATGGAAGTACTGATGAAAATTCATTAAACATTGCTAAAGAATACACTTTAAAAGATGAAAGATTTATTTTATTTGATAAGAAAAATGGAGGGCAAAGCACAGCAAGAAATGTAGGTATAGAATATTTTAGTAAAGAATATAAACTTAAAAATATAACTAATGATATTAAAGAAAATTCTTTAATAGAATTTAGCATAGAAGGAAATAATCCTTATGAAATATATAAAGTCTATAAAAGTTCTAAATTCTTTAAAAACAAAAATGAACTTTTAAATTTTCAAACTCCAAATATAGATTATATTATCTTTTTAGATAGTGATGATTACTGGGAATTAAACTGTATAGAAGAATGTGTTCTTAGAATGGATGGGGTTGAAGTGGTTTGGTTTGATTGGAAAAAGAAATATGATGGGATTGAAGAAATTAAAACGGATGAAAATTTCTCATGGATGATTTTAAGAAATAGAAAAATAATTCATTCTCTAGAATGGTTTGAAGAGATGCAAAGGCTTGACAATAGATTATTTGCATTTTGTATTCAAGGTATGATTAATTTTAATTTTTTAAAAAAAATTAAATTAAAATTTATAGATAAGGTTGTTTCCGAGGATTATCATTTTGGTATTATATTATTTTACAAGGCGCAATTTATTCATATTTTAAACCAAAAATTATACACCTATAGGATAAGAACTAATAGTACTTGCAGTCACGAAGGTAAGGTTTCTAAAGAAAGCATTTTGCCATTTACGCAGCATATTTATAAAAAATTTCAATATGATGGTCATAAAACAAAATTATATCACTATATAGTTAGTTGTATTATAATGGTTAAAAATATAATAAAAGATATAGAAAATCACTGTGATTATAGAAAAGTTGATATTTTAAAAAAACTTTTCATAGCAGAAATGTTAAAACATGCTTCTATTATTTTGGAATTTGATATAGATCCTTGGAATATGAAAAATGAATATAAAATTTTAAAATTTTCAGAAGGATTAATGGTCGGTGTAGTTATACCAATATATAACGTACAAGATTATTTAAGAGAGTGTTTAGATAGTGTTATTAATCAAACTTATAAAAATTTACAAGTGGTTTTAGTTAATGATGGAAGTACTGATGAAAATTCATTAAACATTGCTAAAGAATACACTTTAAAAGATGAAAGATTTATTTTATTTGATAAGAAAAATGGGGGACTTTCATCATCTCGCAATGTAGGTATAGAATATTTTAGTAAAGAATATAAACTTAAAAATATAACTAATGATATTAAAGAAAATTCTTTAATAGAATTTAGCATAGAAGGAAATAATCCTTATGAAATATATAAAGTCTATAAAAGTTCTAAATTCTTTAAAAACAAAAATGAACTTTTAAATTTTCAAACTCCAAATATAGATTATATTATCTTTTTAGATAGTGATGATTACTGGGAATTAAACTGTATAGAAGAATGTGTTCTTAGAATGGATGGGGTTGAAGTGGTTTGGTTTGATCATTATTTTTTTTATGATGGTATAGAAAAACCTGAAATTATTCCCCAAACAATAATTCAAATGCATCAATATCAACAAGGTAAAATAGATGTCAAAACTTTCTTTAAAAATATGATGAATTTAAAACTTGATTCTTTTTGGTTTGGATGGCATGGAATGATTAATTTTAAGTATCTTAAAAAAATTAATCTAAAATTTTTAAATCAAGTATTACATGAAGATCATTATTTTGGCAAATTATTGTTTTTTCAACTAAATAATATTTATATTTTCCCAAAAAAATTACTATATTATCGTATTAGAAAAGGAAGTATTATGAATTATTCGAATGAAAAGTCATACATTCCAGAATATGCTCTAGATGATTATAAAATATTAGAAGAAAATTATTTCACCTATAAACAATACCATAGAAATAGTAGCTTATTTTTAACAGCTTTAATGGTATTTAATTTTATCGATAAATATAATAATCACGATGATTTATTTAATCAAATTTTTCTTAATAAATTAAAAACTTGGAGAGATGAATTATTAAATTTTAACCCAAAATATTTAAATATTGTTTTATATTTATCTTTTTCAAAATTATTTAAATTATCAAATAATGTTGATAAAAACTTAAAACTTATATCTAACTTTATAAAGGATAATATAATTATCAAAAATACTCAAATTAGTAATTTGGAAATTGAGTTAAAATATATATCAAATTTCCATTCCCTATACGGCACAGCCAAACAAAGAATTCAAAATCAGCTTTCTTATAAATTAGGACAAGCTTTAATTATTAATTCAAAAAATATATTAGGTTGCATATCTTTACCTTTTATAATATTAAGCATTATTATTTCACATAAACAAGAGCAAAAAGCCTATAAACTTAAAATAAAGAAAAATCCAAATTTAGTTTTACCGCCTTTAGAATCTTATCCTGATTATAATGAGGCTTTAAAAGAAAAAGAATGTTTTACTTATAAATTAGGGCAGAATTTTATAAAAGCAAGTAAAAATTGGTTTAAGGGTGGATATATAAAATTTTA is a window from the Campylobacter sp. RM10537 genome containing:
- a CDS encoding class I SAM-dependent methyltransferase, producing MRQGDFTEVAKHYHNRPAYSSFLLEKLAACINDNKKDLKDLNIVEVGAGTGKLTKMLAQMFACQINAVEPNDNMREEGKKFTQKFSNISWHKGSGEQTHMQDQSADWVIMASSFHWTDPNKSLPEFARVLNGAGYFTAIWNPRHIVEGSLFDEIEKEIKHIVPELARVSSGSQNVKKWEEILVSTGDFTDCFFMECDYKEIWDKERYLGAWHSVNDIQAQAGEKRWKEILEMIETKISKIQNIEIPYKIRAWTAKKAD
- a CDS encoding DUF2972 domain-containing protein encodes the protein MHNPNSAVERIKNHLAYKLGQTMIEYDKNGGGGYLSLFKKLYNIKKQHKKEKQIYQETIKVFPTLKYPELKQCPDYNEALKCYFHLSYMLGEVLIKADQDKFIGGYFNLNKYIKKAKKEFKLFQDIFKEFDQINSNIIKAIANNKQLFLKEFPKIKNLLNIHKDYTPIIDNIFHNFDYVTKNFNLIEEWLLSNDFNEKYKKENHPYPSLLDPKKLNDEKEEINYKSIPAELAWEMNLPLPDGYKFIYWCSHGTGGTAFINFLDLLKFRNIGTPVVESNIIQIFKDIYNFSFVAKSDCKYIALRNYHNCEKFYYLLPKIPGIHITRDPIGMLKHYLNILRPYREAKRYIKLSDDFDEICNSLVTIGGWSFNYNLFELASFYLNHRLTTFHDFQLERALVNTNEHFIIDMDDIVGKKTYITIEKMCKFLSIDIPNTINKTKFEKKALNDNVSLLPLTLSIDKNIDLFIIDESWISEAESGIILQNNWLTPWQKAPEGYCINVTNYFFLDNEKDALKGIAFYIKRDSYDNFLNELNLKKEIKNKIKELVNSINKQKQILKNKKVKEIDIINFMKKNKELRLECKKVFDNHLLFIKQHRPDIVASWKYYQEFEKMCEELDGESEIKQIENNSN
- a CDS encoding glycosyltransferase family 10 domain-containing protein — its product is MINKQTIRLRLVDWYLEDNEENFYNHYLIKLLCERYNIIYSDSPDYIIYSVFEFNKHTNYDCVRILFTEENRRTNWNIADYGIDFDYLSFADRHIRLPFQFLWLKDDIELACRKHLHYNESEKRKKFCAYLITDPGRPEWTPRDYFIDKLSLYKHIDSGGRYRNNIGGPIGDRYGEDFNVTKRKWLQNYKFNICFENSSAPGYTSEKIFQAFAAGCIPIYWGDTSLRCGLGIKEKLVPGAEIDQRIPKIPEKLLDYKINPKAFINAHDFSNWNELIDCIKLIDNNDELYLSMLQEPIFLNDFDPIQYAKEKTLMFFDYIFSQPLEYAYRRGKGAHINFELRDKKRCAAHFSPTHKNIGALLRIQNQLSYKLGQALIINSKNILGCISLPFIILSIIISHKQEQKAYKLKIKKNPNLVLPPLSLYDDYGEALKIKNHFSYQLGQEFLNSFKNWHKGAIFLFPYRAFKLHKKLKKRQ
- a CDS encoding glycosyltransferase family 2 protein; this translates as MKTVGVVIPIYNVQDYLRECLDSVINQTYKNLQVVLVNDGSTDENSLNIAKEYTLKDERFILFDKKNGGLSSSRNVGIEYFSKEYKLKNITNDIKENSLIEFSIEGNNPYEIYKVYKSSKFFKNKNELLNFQTPNIDYIIFLDSDDYWELNCIEECVLRMDGVEVVWFDWKKKYDGIEEIKTDENFSWMILRNRKIIHSLEWFEEMQRLDNRLFAFCIQGMINFNFLKKIKLKFIDKVVSEDYHFGIILFYKAQFIHILNQKLYTYRIRTNSICSHEGKVSKESILPFTQHIYKKFQYDGHKTKLYHYIVSCIIMVKNIIKDIENHCDYRKVDILKKLFIAEMLKHASIILEFDIDPWNMKNEYKILKSLYFSERLMVGALLRIQNQLSYKLGQALIINSKNILGCISLPFIILSIIISHKQEQKAYKLKIKKNPNLVLPPLSLYDDYGEALKIKNHFSYQLGQEFLNSFKNWHKGAIFLFPYRAFKLHKKLKKRQ
- a CDS encoding glycosyltransferase family 2 protein, with amino-acid sequence MKTVGVVIPIYNVQDYLRECLDSVINQTYKNLQVVLVNDGSTDENSLNIAKEYTLKDERFILFDKKNGGQSTARNVGIEYFSKEYKLKNITNDIKENSLIEFSIEGNNPYEIYKVYKSSKFFKNKNELLNFQTPNIDYIIFLDSDDYWELNCIEECVLRMDGVEVVWFDWKKKYDGIEEIKTDENFSWMILRNRKIIHSLEWFEEMQRLDNRLFAFCIQGMINFNFLKKIKLKFIDKVVSEDYHFGIILFYKAQFIHILNQKLYTYRIRTNSTCSHEGKVSKESILPFTQHIYKKFQYDGHKTKLYHYIVSCIIMVKNIIKDIENHCDYRKVDILKKLFIAEMLKHASIILEFDIDPWNMKNEYKILKFSEGLMVGVVIPIYNVQDYLRECLDSVINQTYKNLQVVLVNDGSTDENSLNIAKEYTLKDERFILFDKKNGGLSSSRNVGIEYFSKEYKLKNITNDIKENSLIEFSIEGNNPYEIYKVYKSSKFFKNKNELLNFQTPNIDYIIFLDSDDYWELNCIEECVLRMDGVEVVWFDHYFFYDGIEKPEIIPQTIIQMHQYQQGKIDVKTFFKNMMNLKLDSFWFGWHGMINFKYLKKINLKFLNQVLHEDHYFGKLLFFQLNNIYIFPKKLLYYRIRKGSIMNYSNEKSYIPEYALDDYKILEENYFTYKQYHRNSSLFLTALMVFNFIDKYNNHDDLFNQIFLNKLKTWRDELLNFNPKYLNIVLYLSFSKLFKLSNNVDKNLKLISNFIKDNIIIKNTQISNLEIELKYISNFHSLYGTAKQRIQNQLSYKLGQALIINSKNILGCISLPFIILSIIISHKQEQKAYKLKIKKNPNLVLPPLESYPDYNEALKEKECFTYKLGQNFIKASKNWFKGGYIKFYFKDIPKLKNLYKRRNKYGYRV